A single region of the Novipirellula aureliae genome encodes:
- a CDS encoding zinc-dependent alcohol dehydrogenase: MDLQKVQDIIRSSVADHLQTNAKPSLAASSGQAASGQKVRAAVLVAKQQLEIREFPLREIADDELLIRVEGCGICGTDIHCYKHDPFDLCPVVLGHEGTGEVVQLGSQWKIDSVGKPIRIGDKVVTSIMETLDSCMIAKYNPQKANLCDDMRIYGLLPDTPNDHLNGYFAEYVIIRPGSSIFVVNDISLKLRVLIEPATVVCHALERAKNCGSILNFRSRVIVQGCGPIGLLMVAVLRTYGINTIIAIDGNDDRLAMAKRLGADHTINYHNYEDADGVAAQVGDWTKGLGAHFGFQVTGVPQAASNLFKYIRRGGAICEVGHFVDAGTATYNPHLDICKKELTLLGSWAYGSWEYPNAYHFLERAEKIGLPVEELVTDSYPLSEIETAFQANLKQQGVKLMVTPY, from the coding sequence ATGGATCTGCAAAAAGTTCAGGACATTATTCGTTCCTCCGTTGCGGATCATTTACAGACGAATGCCAAGCCGTCACTCGCGGCTTCATCGGGTCAAGCAGCGTCAGGTCAAAAAGTACGTGCTGCCGTCTTGGTCGCCAAGCAACAACTGGAGATTCGCGAATTTCCACTTCGAGAAATTGCTGACGATGAACTGCTTATTCGTGTCGAAGGATGCGGGATTTGCGGAACCGACATTCACTGCTACAAGCACGACCCCTTCGATCTTTGCCCCGTTGTGCTTGGGCACGAAGGGACGGGGGAGGTGGTCCAGTTGGGATCGCAGTGGAAAATTGATAGCGTCGGAAAACCAATCCGAATCGGTGACAAGGTGGTCACCAGTATCATGGAGACGCTCGATTCTTGCATGATTGCAAAGTACAACCCGCAAAAGGCAAACCTTTGCGACGACATGCGGATCTACGGTTTGTTGCCCGACACACCCAACGATCATCTCAACGGATACTTTGCAGAATACGTCATTATACGGCCTGGTTCATCGATCTTCGTTGTCAACGACATCAGCTTGAAACTACGTGTCTTGATCGAACCGGCGACGGTCGTTTGCCATGCACTTGAACGAGCGAAGAACTGCGGTTCGATTCTGAATTTCCGTAGCCGCGTCATTGTTCAAGGCTGTGGTCCCATTGGCCTTTTGATGGTCGCCGTGCTAAGGACCTATGGCATCAACACCATCATAGCGATTGACGGCAATGACGACCGTTTGGCGATGGCCAAGCGGTTGGGGGCCGACCACACAATCAATTACCACAACTATGAAGATGCCGATGGAGTGGCCGCCCAGGTCGGTGATTGGACCAAGGGGCTCGGTGCCCATTTTGGTTTTCAAGTCACAGGTGTTCCACAAGCGGCAAGCAACCTTTTCAAATACATTCGCCGAGGGGGAGCGATTTGCGAAGTCGGGCATTTTGTTGATGCGGGTACCGCAACCTACAATCCACATCTGGATATCTGCAAGAAGGAATTGACGCTCCTCGGCAGTTGGGCGTACGGCAGTTGGGAGTACCCCAATGCCTACCACTTCCTTGAACGCGCTGAAAAGATTGGATTACCGGTCGAGGAATTGGTGACCGATTCCTATCCGCTCAGCGAGATTGAAACCGCTTTTCAAGCAAACCTCAAACAGCAAGGCGTCAAGCTTATGGTTACGCCCTATTAG
- a CDS encoding Gfo/Idh/MocA family oxidoreductase codes for MNNRSTTRRDFIGRSAALGASVGFFTSLSPATRAEDSPLQGLAAACIGVGGKGSSDTSHIAEQGVSIVGLCDCDGRTLTKKGREFPEAKKFDDFREMLDSLGDKIDIVTVSTPDHTHAAAAVRAMRMKKHIYCQKPLTWSIGEARLMRETAEETGVVTQMGNQGTSEDGMREAVEVIQGGALGDVSEVHIWSNRPIWPQGKGRPVGEDPIPEELNWDAWIGPAPMRPFVEGAYHAFNWRGWVDFGTGALGDMACHTTNMPVMALKLWDPIAMTGIKNPGIFEGETYPNSSALMFEFPEREGLPACKLFWYDGGELPSDDVLAQLPSSFKKRIEAQKAGGRKTSGALLVGSKGSLFSPDDYSSKYHLLPEDDFADFEAPAQTLPRVPFNGDVDQRHKWEFVESVKGQYEPGPMSNFSYAGRLTETILAGNLTMRAKAGQRIEWDAKTLSSPNVPEVNEFVRRDYRAGWEV; via the coding sequence ATGAACAATCGTAGTACAACTCGTCGAGATTTTATCGGCCGTAGCGCAGCCCTCGGTGCCAGCGTTGGCTTTTTTACAAGCTTGTCGCCAGCCACTCGGGCTGAGGATTCACCGCTGCAGGGTTTGGCCGCTGCATGTATTGGGGTCGGCGGTAAGGGCAGCAGCGACACCAGCCATATCGCTGAGCAGGGGGTTTCGATCGTCGGATTGTGCGATTGCGATGGACGCACGTTGACGAAGAAAGGACGCGAGTTCCCCGAGGCCAAAAAGTTTGATGACTTTCGGGAAATGCTTGACTCGCTGGGCGATAAAATTGACATCGTTACCGTTTCGACACCCGACCACACGCACGCCGCCGCCGCCGTTCGTGCGATGCGGATGAAGAAGCACATCTATTGCCAAAAACCTTTGACATGGTCGATCGGCGAAGCACGGTTGATGCGAGAAACAGCCGAGGAAACGGGGGTTGTTACTCAGATGGGTAACCAGGGCACATCCGAGGATGGGATGCGTGAAGCGGTCGAAGTGATTCAAGGCGGAGCCCTTGGCGACGTTTCGGAAGTCCATATTTGGTCCAACCGTCCGATTTGGCCGCAAGGCAAAGGCCGACCAGTTGGCGAAGATCCGATTCCCGAAGAACTGAACTGGGACGCTTGGATTGGACCTGCTCCGATGCGACCATTTGTAGAAGGAGCCTATCACGCGTTCAATTGGCGTGGCTGGGTGGACTTCGGCACCGGAGCTCTCGGTGACATGGCCTGCCACACGACCAATATGCCCGTGATGGCTCTTAAACTTTGGGATCCCATTGCGATGACCGGCATTAAGAATCCTGGCATCTTCGAAGGAGAAACCTACCCGAACAGCTCAGCGTTAATGTTCGAATTCCCCGAACGTGAAGGTTTGCCTGCTTGTAAATTGTTCTGGTACGACGGTGGCGAATTGCCTTCCGATGACGTCCTGGCTCAACTTCCCAGTTCGTTCAAAAAGCGAATTGAAGCCCAGAAAGCGGGTGGCAGAAAGACAAGTGGCGCGTTGCTAGTAGGAAGCAAAGGTTCACTGTTTTCGCCCGACGACTACAGCTCCAAATACCATCTGCTTCCCGAAGACGACTTCGCTGACTTTGAGGCGCCAGCGCAAACCTTGCCCCGCGTTCCTTTCAATGGAGACGTCGACCAGCGGCATAAGTGGGAATTCGTCGAATCGGTCAAGGGGCAATACGAACCAGGTCCGATGTCCAACTTTAGCTACGCAGGTCGGTTGACCGAAACCATCCTAGCAGGCAACTTGACCATGCGAGCCAAAGCAGGGCAACGAATCGAATGGGATGCCAAAACACTCTCTAGCCCCAACGTTCCGGAGGTCAATGAATTTGTCCGCCGCGATTACCGAGCAGGCTGGGAAGTCTAA
- a CDS encoding helix-turn-helix domain-containing protein, translated as MRYAFRLAELLGHTPDRRKRPGTIKSIVEHTGLDRHQVASLLKNEAKYIPLDALSRLCDYLIDHGYATAEQLPGALFAVNAENFWELLARRSEIEIVVGVRQNNGDDSPENATVVASDSVLFGELLNGVSTLGGAAKHKSHLENEEGKTVELPMPDRLQQTLVWSPGQVSFEDARQRAEEVFEGFVQAQNDRGMVCIGSVKSNPVVELMFSDAFGCTPFVTEDDVDDVSARSCPFFLRYRDSDPKPGAASAGTRLSKNEDAAEPGFYYEKDDGTWAYAGGNGKDSALVFYIYREALGRLDMVLSGFSGRATRLLAKTLAIRGEEFWPPIYEHAGMQVGAYLVQYENSETTPSREDLIFNPGGAAEIMPLSEKALAKRLSKR; from the coding sequence ATGAGATACGCTTTTCGGCTCGCGGAACTACTTGGCCACACCCCTGATCGTCGCAAGCGACCGGGCACGATCAAATCGATAGTTGAGCATACAGGCTTAGACCGGCATCAAGTAGCCTCATTGCTCAAGAACGAAGCAAAATACATTCCATTGGATGCACTGTCGCGTCTTTGCGATTACTTGATTGATCATGGTTATGCGACAGCCGAGCAATTGCCTGGTGCTTTGTTCGCTGTCAATGCTGAGAATTTCTGGGAGCTGCTGGCGCGGCGAAGCGAGATTGAGATCGTGGTCGGAGTTCGTCAAAACAACGGTGACGATTCGCCTGAGAACGCAACGGTCGTCGCCAGTGACTCGGTGCTGTTTGGCGAATTGCTCAATGGTGTTTCGACTCTTGGGGGAGCGGCAAAACACAAGAGTCATTTGGAGAATGAAGAAGGGAAAACGGTCGAATTGCCAATGCCCGATCGTTTGCAACAAACGCTCGTGTGGAGCCCCGGCCAAGTCTCGTTCGAAGATGCACGCCAACGGGCCGAAGAGGTGTTCGAAGGCTTTGTACAAGCTCAGAATGACCGTGGCATGGTGTGCATCGGCAGCGTCAAGAGCAATCCCGTCGTGGAACTGATGTTCTCCGATGCGTTTGGATGCACTCCGTTCGTCACCGAGGATGATGTCGATGATGTCTCGGCCCGCTCATGCCCATTCTTTTTGCGATACCGCGATAGTGATCCCAAACCGGGTGCGGCCTCGGCCGGTACGCGGTTGAGCAAAAACGAGGACGCCGCCGAGCCAGGCTTCTATTACGAGAAGGATGATGGGACGTGGGCGTATGCGGGCGGCAATGGAAAGGACTCAGCACTCGTGTTCTACATCTACCGTGAAGCGCTTGGCCGCTTGGATATGGTATTGAGTGGATTTTCTGGCCGCGCCACGAGGCTTTTGGCGAAGACGTTGGCGATTCGCGGTGAAGAGTTTTGGCCTCCCATCTACGAACATGCTGGAATGCAAGTCGGTGCATACTTGGTTCAATACGAAAATTCAGAGACAACGCCTAGTCGCGAGGATCTAATCTTCAACCCGGGTGGTGCCGCAGAAATCATGCCGCTTTCCGAAAAAGCACTGGCAAAGCGTTTGTCAAAGCGTTAA